From the genome of uncultured Methanobacterium sp.:
CCCTGGTCCGTGCCTTTGAAGAGCTGGGCATGGATGTAATGATGTCTGGAACCAAAAACGGGATCAAAGAGGACTACGAGAGAATTAAAGAAACAGTCAGGGATGGTACCATAATTGTGGATGATGCCAACTCAACAGAACTGGCCCGATTACTAAAAAAATACCGGCCAAACCTGCTCATATCCGGAGCCAAAGAAAAATACATCTCATTAAAACTTGGAGTCCCATTCTGTGACTTTAACCATGACCGAATATCCGCTTTTGCAGGATTCAGGGGATTTGTAAGCTTTGCAAAAGAGGTTGATGCCTCAGTTTCAAGCCCGGTCTTTAACCTAACTTCCACAAGCTTGTACGATATTGATAATTCAAGATCAGATGATAATTTAAACCCAAATAATAATTTAAACTCAGAAAAAAACTTAAAAGCTGAAAATTCAGTTGAAAAAATATTATCTCCCAGTTCAGGAGGTGATGAACATGGATCATAGTAACTGTCACCATGACAAAAAATTTGCCGTAGTCAATCCTTCCAAGATCTGTCAGCCCATGGGAGCGGTACAGGCACTCTTAGGTGTTAAAGACACCATGCCCCTGATCCACGGCTCCCAGGGTTGCAGTACCTACATGAGATTCCAGCTCACCAGACACTTCCGTGAGCCCATTGAGGTTGCTTCAACTTCACTGAGTGAGAAGACCGTCATTTATGGTGGGGAATTCAACTTAATGAAGGCCCTGAAAAACATCACTGAAAAGCAAACCCCCCGCATGATAGTGGTGGCCTCAAGTTGTCTAACTGAAACCATAGGGGATGATATGGATGGTATAATCGAAAAATTCAAAGATGCAAATCTGGATAAAGATTTACCCATCATCATCCCGGTTTCAACTCCCAGCTACACCGAATCCCACGTAGAAGGATATAATAGAACTTTAAAGGCACTGGTTGAACATTTAGCAACCAAAACCGTTCCCAATGACAAAATAAACATTATCACCGGTAACCTGTGCCCGGCAGATGTGACCCAGATTAAAGATATCTTAAAAACGCTCAAATGTGATAGTATAATCCTGACTGACACCTCTGAAAATCTGGATGGCCCTTTAACCGAAGAAACACTGTCTTTGTATGAGGGTGGTACCAGTGTTGATGAAATTGAGGACACCGCCAACTCTCTGGGAACAGTTGCCCTGTCCAAACACGTGGACTCTGCTGGAACCTTCCTTGAAACTAAATTCGGTGTTAAATCCATTGCTAGTCCCCTTCCAGCAGGTTTGGAAAACACCGATGAATTTATAAAAACTTTATGCAGTTTAGGAGATTATGAAATCCCAGGTTCACTTGAAAAAGATAGGGGCAGGCTCTTAGATGCAATGGTAGATGCACACTCATATAATTATCACCGTAAAGTAGCCATATTTGGAGATCCGGACTTTGTATCTGGAATGACACGTTTCACCGCAGAAATGGGAATGATACCATCTGTGCTGTGTACCGGAGCAAAAAGCAAAATATTCACTGATGATGTGAACTTTATCTCCA
Proteins encoded in this window:
- the nifN gene encoding nitrogenase iron-molybdenum cofactor biosynthesis protein NifN → MDHSNCHHDKKFAVVNPSKICQPMGAVQALLGVKDTMPLIHGSQGCSTYMRFQLTRHFREPIEVASTSLSEKTVIYGGEFNLMKALKNITEKQTPRMIVVASSCLTETIGDDMDGIIEKFKDANLDKDLPIIIPVSTPSYTESHVEGYNRTLKALVEHLATKTVPNDKINIITGNLCPADVTQIKDILKTLKCDSIILTDTSENLDGPLTEETLSLYEGGTSVDEIEDTANSLGTVALSKHVDSAGTFLETKFGVKSIASPLPAGLENTDEFIKTLCSLGDYEIPGSLEKDRGRLLDAMVDAHSYNYHRKVAIFGDPDFVSGMTRFTAEMGMIPSVLCTGAKSKIFTDDVNFISKEKGISPVVLAGGDLYDMHMAIKEAGADILIGNSYGASMAKEENIPLFRAGFPIFDRVGAQRISVLGYKGGIEFVDRLTNTILDFYYDEAGYEIKEEEIGEELGKEIGEEIRERIGEEEVKKPLDNKYSTMEEI